A single window of Girardinichthys multiradiatus isolate DD_20200921_A chromosome 15, DD_fGirMul_XY1, whole genome shotgun sequence DNA harbors:
- the LOC124882014 gene encoding uncharacterized protein LOC124882014 — protein sequence MAAIDLELGLEHGGRGWGQERTEVVDNFDSEMQEWEDQLQDIQRKIEELYSEVQARRGANDITGHNQKNGNPSECELRQHSNVLLAPGYHGGNHLTGVAITHYCSHDGHGYPAKHQNGYDCCCSNGEIGDLLQDYLEKENKASRKSNRARHVHFSDTVKVNQDNSAFQDEARRRSGNHRDGPEQYLSNFEETENNKNRVSHMISSPRREETIGTKPPVPARSQFTVMTAESPLLEKKSFNPGVLGDRKCSSPSVLRKFGAMLQENEGKTLTESGVVTHQGTSPEAKCSTPCCQRRALGASKAPIRVPNQQCQANSDVLTAETDSSQDWGSLLDSARHHYKDQREGCSSAIGPQSVPQQVLGRSQVPGSPKIRPRANSGADREGGWTHGEKAKKPALQQVEPKTHYRTTSPSPGAQRIQRGQDAPGCGYLRDEGLIELLGMLEIQHQYSSSPKTTYTAYRQEPQQVNPAEMSPARPKTGFSRPARPANQRPPSRWANRTPTARITAPSGPLYRPPSPLTRTPSPALKHRPPISYSLHTETVIM from the exons ATGGCAGCCATCGATCTTGAGCTGGGGCTGGAACACGGTGGACGGGGTTGGGGGCAGGAGAGGACCGAAGTTGTGGACAACTTTGACTCCGAGATGCAGGAGTGGGAGGATCAGCTGCAAGACATCCAGAGGAAAATTGAAGAG CTGTACAGTGAAGTTCAAGCACGGAGAGGAGCCAACGACATCACTGGTCACAACCAGAAAAATGGCAACCCGTCAGAGTGTGAGCTGAGGCAACACAGTAATGTTCTTTTAGCACCCGGCTACCACGGTGGGAATCATCTCACAGGTGTTGCCATCACGCATTATTGCAGCCACGATGGTCATGGCTACCCAGCAAAGCATCAGAACGGCTACGATTGCTGCTGCTCCAACGGGGAGATCGGAGACTTGCTGCAGGATTATCTGGAGAAGGAGAATAAAGCGAGCCGGAAGAGTAACAGAGCTCGCCACGTA CACTTCAGTGACACAGTTAAGGTGAACCAGGACAACTCGGCATTTCAGGATGAGGCCAGACGTCGATCTGGAAATCACAG GGATGGGCCAGAGCAATATTTGAGCAATTTtgaggaaactgaaaacaataagAACCGAGTGTCTCACATGATTAGTTCCCCCCGCAGAGAGGAAACCATTGGTACAAAGCCCCCTGTACCAGCACGTTCTCAGTTCACAGTCATGACAGCCGAGTCTCCTTTGTTGGAGAAAAAGTCCTTCAATCCAGGAGTGCTGGGAGACAGGAAATGCAGCAGCCCCTCTGTCCTTAGGAAGTTTGGAGCCATGCTTCAAGAGAATGAGGGCAAAACACTCACAGAATCCGGGGTAGTGACCCATCAGGGAACGTCCCCAGAggcaaagtgttccactccttgCTGTCAGCGCAGAGCTCTGGGAGCCAGCAAGGCGCCCATTCGCGTTCCTAACCAGCAATGCCAAGCAAATTCTGATGTGCTGACAGCGGAGACAGACTCCAGCCAAGACTGGGGTTCATTATTAGACTCTGCTAGGCACCATTACAAGGATCAGAGAGAAGGCTGCAGTAGTGCTATAGGCCCTCAGTCTGTTCCCCAGCAGGTCCTGGGGAGATCTCAGGTACCAGGGAGCCCAAAGATCAGACCCAGGGCTAACAGTGGGGCAGACAGAGAGGGAGGGTGGACTCATGGGGAAAAAGCCAAGAAGCCTGCGCTCCAGCAAGTGGAGCCCAAAACACACTACAGGACAACAAGTCCTTCCCCTGGAGCTCAGAGGATTCAGAGGGGACAGGATGCACCTGGCTGTGGCTATTTGAGGGATGAGGGACTTATCGAATTGCTGGGCATGCTAGAGATCCAACATCAGTACAGCTCCAGTCCCAAAACAACATACACAGCTTACAGACAAGAGCCACAGCAG GTAAACCCTGCAGAGATGTCTCCTGCAAGACCCAAGACAGGTTTTTCTCGTCCAGCACGTCCCGCCAACCAGCGACCTCCTTCCAGATGGGCCAATCGTACACCTACTGCCAGAATCACTGCTCCGTCAGGCCCACTTTACCGGCCCCCTAGCCCCCTTACTCGCACCCCTAGCCCTGCCCTCAAGCATCGGCCTCCCATTTCCTATTCCCTGCACACAGAAACTGTCATTATGTGA
- the LOC124882282 gene encoding E3 ubiquitin-protein ligase rnf146-like codes for MASCGEVNLSVNASAASKLKEEAEEDSCSSSTPITTALPPECAICLQSCVHPVRLPCCHVFCFLCVKGASWHSKRCALCRQEIPEDFLERPVLLSLEELKAAAAGLNQSGSESRGDYTWYYEGRNGWWQYDERTSRELEEAFMKGRKSTEMLIAGFLYVADLENMVQYRRNEHGRRRKMKRDVVNIPKKGVAGLRLESEHVSVPALSGTISATADRVSSADGSDSAGQSQASSFGIMVPLPPVRPQTLLGRHLNSPLSPSPSTLEQSFSQLLISQPQGENVEEDDELNTYESASGSSESEEEEEEEEEEESGGRRGQSGARRRRTQRPLRESQPTRIPPRGMPSSSSLSLRSRSPDGQCTMTEV; via the coding sequence ATGGCCAGTTGTGGAGAAGTGAACCTCTCTGTGAATGCCTCAGCTGCTTCCAAGTTGaaagaagaagcagaagagGACTCTTGCAGCAGCTCCACACCCATCACCACTGCTTTACCCCCGGAGTGTGCCATCTGCCTGCAGAGCTGTGTCCACCCTGTCCGTCTCCCTTGCTGCCATGTCTTCTGTTTCCTGTGTGTGAAAGGCGCCTCCTGGCACAGCAAGCGCTGTGCTCTCTGCCGACAAGAAATACCCGAGGACTTCCTGGAGCGACCTGTTCTACTCTCGCTTGAAGAACTGAAAGCCGCAGCTGCTGGACTGAACCAGAGCGGGAGCGAGTCCCGTGGAGACTACACATGGTACTATGAAGGGCGCAACGGCTGGTGGCAGTACGACGAGAGGACCAGTCGAGAGTTGGAGGAGGCCTTCATGAAGGGGAGGAAGAGCACTGAGATGCTGATTGCAGGGTTTCTTTACGTGGCAGATCTGGAGAATATGGTGCAGTATCGCAGGAATGAGCACGGCCGCAGACGCAAGATGAAGAGGGATGTAGTTAATATCCCTAAGAAGGGCGTGGCTGGACTGAGGTTAGAGTCTGAGCATGTTTCTGTCCCTGCCTTATCAGGTACGATCTCTGCAACAGCAGATCGTGTTAGCTCAGCTGACGGCTCTGACTCTGCAGGCCAGTCTCAGGCTTCATCCTTTGGGATTATGGTTCCTCTTCCACCTGTTAGACCTCAAACCCTCCTCGGACGTCATCTTAACAGTCCTCTGTCTCCTTCACCATCAACACTGGAACAATCTTTCTCTCAGCTCCTAATCAGCCAGCCACAGGGTGAAAATGTAGAGGAAGATGATGAGCTGAACACATATGAGTCTGCATCAGGGAGCAGTGAGagtgaagaagaagaggaggaggaggaggaggaagagagtGGTGGAAGGAGAGGGCAGTCTGGGGCACGAAGACGGCGCACACAGAGACCACTAAGAGAGAGCCAGCCAACCAGAATTCCCCCTAGAGGCATGCCTTCCAGCTCCTCCCTCAGTCTTCGCTCTCGCAGTCCAGATGGACAGTGCACCATGACAGAAGTATAA
- the LOC124882283 gene encoding R-spondin-3-like — protein sequence MQILFLIWMLQLINVSKGQDSTSVLRFKGSDPVGNSCHAGCATCSALNGCLSCKPRFFFHLELDGIQQRGTCMSSCPRGHYGMRSPHISTCIKCKADCASCFSENFCTRCHPGHFLFRGKCGSSCPNGLTANTALRECTECPAGCELCVGRNNCTRCRTDMYHLHGQCNHTCPPGFEPDVQVMQCVPQIHCEVGEWTSWGQCVRKQNTTVHRRGEETRTRHILHPPSASGDPCPHVAEIRKCATKKMQKIRSE from the exons ATGCAGATACTGTTTTTAATCTGGATGCTGCAGCTCATTAACGTTTCAAAAGGCCAAGACAGCACAAGTGTTCTGAGGTTCAAAG GTAGTGATCCAGTGGGAAACAGCTGTCATGCAGGATGTGCGACATGTTCTGCACTGAACGGCTGTCTCTCCTGTAAACCCCGCTTCTTCTTCCACCTGGAGCTGGATGGGATCCAGCAGAGGGGGACGTGTATGTCCTCCTGTCCTCGAGGTCACTACGGCATGCGCTCTCCCCACATCAGCACTTGCATCA AGTGCAAGGCGGACTGCGCTTCCTGTTTCAGTGAAAACTTCTGCACACGCTGCCATCCAGGCCACTTTCTGTTCCGGGGCAAATGTGGGAGCAGCTGTCCGAACGGGCTGACAGCAAACACAGCCTTGCGGGAATGCACAG AGTGCCCTGCAGGATGCGAGCTGTGTGTGGGGAGGAACAATTGTACAAGGTGCAGAACAGATATGTACCACCTCCATGGCCAGTGCAACCACACCTGTCCcccaggttttgagcctgatGTTCAGGTCATGCAGTGTGTCCCCCAAA TTCATTGCGAAGTTGGAGAATGGACGAGTTGGGGTCAGTGTGTTCGGAAACAGAACACGACGGTCCACAGGAGGGGAGAGGAAACACGTACGCGACACATTCTGCATCCACCAAGCGCCTCCGGTGACCCCTGCCCTCATGTTGCAGAGATCAGGAAATGTGCAACAAAAAAGATGCAGAAAATCAGGTCGGAATAA
- the cenpw gene encoding centromere protein W, with protein MLKKPPKLKSTIRAKMKGNVNIAAASEAMIELMTLLFLNSLAEEAKAKAFEEKSATIRVHHVRAVSKKVLKKARG; from the exons ATGCTGAAGAAGCCGCCGAAACTAAAGAGCACCATAAGAGCAAAAATGAAAGGGAACGTAAACATCGCAGCGGCGTCAGAGGCGATG ATTGAACTGATGACCCTGTTGTTCCTGAACAGCCTGGCCGAAGAGGCGAAAGCCAAAGCGTTTGAGGAGAAATCCGCAACAATCAGAGTTCACCACGTCAGAGCAGTCTCTAAG aAAGTTTTGAAGAAGGCaagaggatga